A single region of the Nicotiana sylvestris chromosome 6, ASM39365v2, whole genome shotgun sequence genome encodes:
- the LOC138871708 gene encoding uncharacterized protein, with product MEARDRVVRIGASKISNKGQSIHSSTIETWEQQHGGRQEDGFARLEAMVQQVIGSNAKINERVDAHDAAIKNIEVQVGQISMSLNNRPHGTLPVDTQINPKDQGPKQLMVVSLRNGRDLDVEQERTRETKQAETLIPVPIELDESTKLTERLAKYQKEEQYKKFFEMLKQIQVNIPLIEALKEMPGPIVEKLSDPGSFTIPCTIGNFTFAKAPCDLGASINLMPLAIYKRLGIGRARPTSMLLQLADRTVKRPSGILDDVLVQVGKFVFPANFVILDYKVDEEIPIILGRPFLATGRALIDCETGELKMILNDEEITFNVQKSIR from the exons atggaggccagagacagggtggtcagaattggggccagcAAAATCAGCAATAAAGGCCAGTCCATCCACagttcaacaatagaaacatgggag CAGCAACATGGTGGAaggcaggaagatgggtttgctagacttgaggcaatgGTGCAACAggttattgggtctaatgcaaaGATTAATGAGAGAGTGGATGCACATGATGCAGCaatcaagaatattgaagtgcaggtGGGCCAAATTTCTATGTCTCTAaacaatcgtcctcatgggacactACCTGTAGACACccagataaatccaaaagatcaaggcccaaagcagctgatggtggtaagtctacgtaatggcagagaTTTGGATGTAGAGCAAGAGAGGACTCGAGAAACTAAACAAGCTGAGACACTtataccagtgcccattgagctggatgagtcAACGAAACTGACGGAG AGGCTGGCTAAGTATCAAAAGGAGGAACAATACAAGAAGTTCTTCgaaatgctgaaacaaatccaggtaaacataccattgattgaagctttgaaggagatgcctgg accaattgtagaaaagctgtctgacccagggagctttacaattccatgcactattggtaatTTTACTTTTGCTAAAGCACCGTGTGATCTAGGGGCCAGCATCAATCTTATGCCTCTGGCGATTTATAAGAGGCTgggcattggaagagctagacccacctctatgttgttgcagctggctgacaggacAGTGAAACGACCCTCTGGTATACTGGATGATGTGCTAGTTCAGGTAGGAAAATTTGTATTCCCTGCAaattttgtgatcttagactacaaagtggatgaagagattcccataattttgggaagaccattcttggccacagGAAGAGCgctcattgattgtgaaactggggagctcaagatgatattgaacgatgaggagataacattcaatgtgcagaaatctataaggtga